One Lasioglossum baleicum chromosome 6, iyLasBale1, whole genome shotgun sequence genomic window carries:
- the LOC143210133 gene encoding uncharacterized protein LOC143210133 isoform X2, whose amino-acid sequence MGTAGRDFERDREDELHCRICASDIPRNDGVHIFAEDGRRHYLQTKIRKYLYILVSSEDKFSKMVCVTCIKRIESIHRFAMMAYRTQEKLRLQLYSSMDNTNVAQDVDAESIKDTQDETRKVEDRGLLHTILTKGAIEILAEGEPLGPSELMSQEDKCQTPSMEEMEVKVDPMLFLQYGMEQSESETSETSDTEDKITSVDSLEPLSLTNKTEDIKKEKEEENNDDRAQVDDEELISNAPSKPYECTICSRSFISQIGLQNHLWSHLPKDKRADGKPILRSQQVYSTNGVLHMNTDNNSSGNFVCPICSKKISTKGNLKVHLETHRPKGKYGCDICGRIFKTQSNLFRHKEYHGGIQFPCNVCGRVYPTNSTLRAHSITHSDLRPHACPLCDKTFKRNQDLKFHINQHTGARPYQCPYCPKAFASSGNCFSHRKRMHPREVHRDRQRAADLMR is encoded by the exons ATGGGTACGGCGGGTCGCGATTTCGAACGCGATCGGGAGGACGAGCTCCACTGTCGAATTTGTGCTAGTGACATACCAAGAAACGACGGGGTCCACATTTTCGCCGAGGATGGTAGACGGCACTACCTGCAGACCAAAATACGAAAATATCTGTACATCTTG gTGTCTTCGGaagataaattttcaaaaatggtgTGTGTTACGTGCATCAAGAGAATAGAGAGTATTCATCGCTTCGCGATGATGGCGTATAGAACCCAGGAGAAATTAAGGTTGCAATTATACAGTAGTATGGACAATACAAATGTTGCGCAGGATGTGGATGCAGAGAGCATTAAAGACACGCAAGACGAAACAAGAAAGGTGGAAGATCGGGGATTGCTGCATACGATATTGACAAAA GGTGCGATAGAAATTTTGGCCGAAGGCGAGCCATTGGGGCCATCGGAATTAATGTCGCAAGAAGACAAATGTCAAACGCCAAGTATGGAGGAGATGGAAGTGAAAGTAGATCCGATGTTATTTTTACAATACGGTATGGAACAGTCGGAGTCTGAAACTTCAGAGACATCAGACACCGAAGACAAAATAACAAGCGTCGATTCCCTGGAACCGTTATCCTTAACGAACAA AACTGAAGAcataaagaaagagaaagaagaagagaacAACGACGATAGGGCGCAAGTAGACGACGAGGAACTGATTTCCAATGCGCCGTCTAAGCCTTACGAATGCACGATATGTTCCCGATCGTTTATATCGCAGATTGGTCTGCAAAATCATCTGTGGTCTCACTTGCCTAAAGATAAGCGAGCCGATGGAAAGCCTATCTTAAGATCGCAGCAAGTCTACTCCACGAACGGCGTGCTTCACATGAATACCGATAACAATTCATCAGGGAACTTTGTCTGTCCAATTTGTAGTAAAAAAATTTCTACCAAGGGTAATCTAAAAGTACATTTGGAGACTCATCGGCCTAAGGGAAAGTACGGTTGCGACATATGTGGTAGAAT CTTTAAGACACAGTCGAATTTGTTCAGACACAAGGAGTACCACGGGGGTATACAGTTTCCATGTAACGTTTGCGGGAGAGTTTATCCGACGAATTCAACGCTGCGTGCCCACAGTATCACGCACTCGGATCTGAGACCGCACGCGTGTCCTCTCTGCGACAAAACGTTCAAAAGAAATCAGGATTTGAAGTTTCACATAAACCAGCATACAGGTGCAAGGCCTTATCAATGTCCCTACTGTCCGAAAGCTTTCGCGAGTTCAGGTAACTGTTTTTCACACCGTAAAAGGATGCATCCTCGAGAGGTGCATCGAGACAGACAAAGAGCAGCGGATTTAATGAGATGA
- the LOC143210133 gene encoding uncharacterized protein LOC143210133 isoform X4, which translates to MVCVTCIKRIESIHRFAMMAYRTQEKLRLQLYSSMDNTNVAQDVDAESIKDTQDETRKVEDRGLLHTILTKTDVSLQGAIEILAEGEPLGPSELMSQEDKCQTPSMEEMEVKVDPMLFLQYGMEQSESETSETSDTEDKITSVDSLEPLSLTNKTEDIKKEKEEENNDDRAQVDDEELISNAPSKPYECTICSRSFISQIGLQNHLWSHLPKDKRADGKPILRSQQVYSTNGVLHMNTDNNSSGNFVCPICSKKISTKGNLKVHLETHRPKGKYGCDICGRIFKTQSNLFRHKEYHGGIQFPCNVCGRVYPTNSTLRAHSITHSDLRPHACPLCDKTFKRNQDLKFHINQHTGARPYQCPYCPKAFASSGNCFSHRKRMHPREVHRDRQRAADLMR; encoded by the exons atggtgTGTGTTACGTGCATCAAGAGAATAGAGAGTATTCATCGCTTCGCGATGATGGCGTATAGAACCCAGGAGAAATTAAGGTTGCAATTATACAGTAGTATGGACAATACAAATGTTGCGCAGGATGTGGATGCAGAGAGCATTAAAGACACGCAAGACGAAACAAGAAAGGTGGAAGATCGGGGATTGCTGCATACGATATTGACAAAA ACCGATGTTTCCTTGCAGGGTGCGATAGAAATTTTGGCCGAAGGCGAGCCATTGGGGCCATCGGAATTAATGTCGCAAGAAGACAAATGTCAAACGCCAAGTATGGAGGAGATGGAAGTGAAAGTAGATCCGATGTTATTTTTACAATACGGTATGGAACAGTCGGAGTCTGAAACTTCAGAGACATCAGACACCGAAGACAAAATAACAAGCGTCGATTCCCTGGAACCGTTATCCTTAACGAACAA AACTGAAGAcataaagaaagagaaagaagaagagaacAACGACGATAGGGCGCAAGTAGACGACGAGGAACTGATTTCCAATGCGCCGTCTAAGCCTTACGAATGCACGATATGTTCCCGATCGTTTATATCGCAGATTGGTCTGCAAAATCATCTGTGGTCTCACTTGCCTAAAGATAAGCGAGCCGATGGAAAGCCTATCTTAAGATCGCAGCAAGTCTACTCCACGAACGGCGTGCTTCACATGAATACCGATAACAATTCATCAGGGAACTTTGTCTGTCCAATTTGTAGTAAAAAAATTTCTACCAAGGGTAATCTAAAAGTACATTTGGAGACTCATCGGCCTAAGGGAAAGTACGGTTGCGACATATGTGGTAGAAT CTTTAAGACACAGTCGAATTTGTTCAGACACAAGGAGTACCACGGGGGTATACAGTTTCCATGTAACGTTTGCGGGAGAGTTTATCCGACGAATTCAACGCTGCGTGCCCACAGTATCACGCACTCGGATCTGAGACCGCACGCGTGTCCTCTCTGCGACAAAACGTTCAAAAGAAATCAGGATTTGAAGTTTCACATAAACCAGCATACAGGTGCAAGGCCTTATCAATGTCCCTACTGTCCGAAAGCTTTCGCGAGTTCAGGTAACTGTTTTTCACACCGTAAAAGGATGCATCCTCGAGAGGTGCATCGAGACAGACAAAGAGCAGCGGATTTAATGAGATGA
- the LOC143210133 gene encoding uncharacterized protein LOC143210133 isoform X3, which produces MRVVIQGMKNGGKVWKNSFYFLRYPVSSEDKFSKMVCVTCIKRIESIHRFAMMAYRTQEKLRLQLYSSMDNTNVAQDVDAESIKDTQDETRKVEDRGLLHTILTKTDVSLQGAIEILAEGEPLGPSELMSQEDKCQTPSMEEMEVKVDPMLFLQYGMEQSESETSETSDTEDKITSVDSLEPLSLTNKTEDIKKEKEEENNDDRAQVDDEELISNAPSKPYECTICSRSFISQIGLQNHLWSHLPKDKRADGKPILRSQQVYSTNGVLHMNTDNNSSGNFVCPICSKKISTKGNLKVHLETHRPKGKYGCDICGRIFKTQSNLFRHKEYHGGIQFPCNVCGRVYPTNSTLRAHSITHSDLRPHACPLCDKTFKRNQDLKFHINQHTGARPYQCPYCPKAFASSGNCFSHRKRMHPREVHRDRQRAADLMR; this is translated from the exons ATGCGCGTAGTAATACAAGGCATGAAAAATGGCGGGAAAGTTTGGAAAAATTCGTTCTATTTTTTACGATATCCG gTGTCTTCGGaagataaattttcaaaaatggtgTGTGTTACGTGCATCAAGAGAATAGAGAGTATTCATCGCTTCGCGATGATGGCGTATAGAACCCAGGAGAAATTAAGGTTGCAATTATACAGTAGTATGGACAATACAAATGTTGCGCAGGATGTGGATGCAGAGAGCATTAAAGACACGCAAGACGAAACAAGAAAGGTGGAAGATCGGGGATTGCTGCATACGATATTGACAAAA ACCGATGTTTCCTTGCAGGGTGCGATAGAAATTTTGGCCGAAGGCGAGCCATTGGGGCCATCGGAATTAATGTCGCAAGAAGACAAATGTCAAACGCCAAGTATGGAGGAGATGGAAGTGAAAGTAGATCCGATGTTATTTTTACAATACGGTATGGAACAGTCGGAGTCTGAAACTTCAGAGACATCAGACACCGAAGACAAAATAACAAGCGTCGATTCCCTGGAACCGTTATCCTTAACGAACAA AACTGAAGAcataaagaaagagaaagaagaagagaacAACGACGATAGGGCGCAAGTAGACGACGAGGAACTGATTTCCAATGCGCCGTCTAAGCCTTACGAATGCACGATATGTTCCCGATCGTTTATATCGCAGATTGGTCTGCAAAATCATCTGTGGTCTCACTTGCCTAAAGATAAGCGAGCCGATGGAAAGCCTATCTTAAGATCGCAGCAAGTCTACTCCACGAACGGCGTGCTTCACATGAATACCGATAACAATTCATCAGGGAACTTTGTCTGTCCAATTTGTAGTAAAAAAATTTCTACCAAGGGTAATCTAAAAGTACATTTGGAGACTCATCGGCCTAAGGGAAAGTACGGTTGCGACATATGTGGTAGAAT CTTTAAGACACAGTCGAATTTGTTCAGACACAAGGAGTACCACGGGGGTATACAGTTTCCATGTAACGTTTGCGGGAGAGTTTATCCGACGAATTCAACGCTGCGTGCCCACAGTATCACGCACTCGGATCTGAGACCGCACGCGTGTCCTCTCTGCGACAAAACGTTCAAAAGAAATCAGGATTTGAAGTTTCACATAAACCAGCATACAGGTGCAAGGCCTTATCAATGTCCCTACTGTCCGAAAGCTTTCGCGAGTTCAGGTAACTGTTTTTCACACCGTAAAAGGATGCATCCTCGAGAGGTGCATCGAGACAGACAAAGAGCAGCGGATTTAATGAGATGA
- the Naprt gene encoding nicotinate phosphoribosyltransferase isoform X2 gives MSDNEGKSWCHSRQTCVVQPLLTDLYQITMAYAYWKSGKVNDHAVFDLYFRKNPFQGEFTIFAGLEECIKFLEKFNYSSSDIKYLKSTMPSSVDQRFFDYLKDLTPKDVTIYAMEEGSVAFPRIPLLRVEGPLIMVQLLETTLLTLVNYASLMATNAARYRMVAGKNITLLEFGLRRAQGPDGGLSASKYSYMGGFDGTSNVLAGKLYDIPVSGTHAHAYITSFIGIDDLQERTLAHKETGEVYDLLELAYKHQDSIAADVGTLVSEASSGELAALISYAIAFPQRFVALVDTYDVKRSGLLNFCAVALALNDLGYKAIGIRIDSGDLAYLSNAARDIFERIAIKYNIPWFAKLMICASNDINEETILSLNEQSHKIDCFGIGTHLVTCQRQPALGCVYKMVEINNQPRMKLSQEVGKVTIPGKKDAFRLYGTDGYALIDLLQRSTEEVPQVKQKVLCRHPFQESKRAYVIPTRVESLHKVYWKNGKLCQPLPTLHEVRNRVQESLKTLRNDHRRNLNPTPYKVAVSDDLYNFIHDLWLQNAPIGELS, from the exons ATGTCAGACAACGAGGGCAAATCGTGGTGTCATTCCCGTCAAACATGCGTGGTGCAACCGTTATTGACAG aTTTATATCAAATTACTATGGCATACGCCTATTGGAAAAGCGGGAAGGTGAACGATCATGCGGTGTTTGATTTATACTTTCGTAAGAATCCGTTTCAAGGAGAATTTACCATCTTTGCTGGATTGGAAGAATGTATTAAGTTTTTGGAGAAGTTTAATTATTCTTCAAGCG ATATTAAGTACCTGAAGTCTACTATGCCGTCGTCGGTGGATCAAAGGTTTTTCGACTACCTGAAAGATCTGACGCCCAAAGACGTGACGATATACGCAATGGAAGAAGGCTCGGTTGCTTTTCCCAG AATACCATTACTAAGAGTAGAAGGTCCATTAATAATGGTTCAGCTTTTGGAAACAACACTGTTAACCTTAGTAAACTATGCAAGTTTAATGGCAACTAATGCAGCCAGATACCGTATGGTTGCTGGGAAAAATATAACATTGTTAGAGTTTGGCCTTCGAAGAGCTCAGGGTCCTGACGGTGGATTGAGCGCATCCAAATACAGTTATATGG GTGGTTTTGATGGTACCAGTAACGTATTAGCTGGAAAGCTTTACGATATTCCCGTGAGTGGAACGCACGCGCATGCATATATTACATCTTTTATTGGCATCGATGACTTGCAAGAACGA ACTTTAGCGCATAAAGAGACGGGAGAGGTTTACGATCTTCTCGAATTAGCCTACAAACATCAGGATTCGATTGCAGCTGATGTAGGGACACTAGTTTCTGAGGCCTCTAGTGGAGAATTAGCTGCTTTGATTAGTTACGCTATTGCTTTCCCGCAACGATTTGTTGCTCTCGTAGACACGTATGACGTGAAAAG gaGTGGTCTGCTAAACTTCTGTGCTGTGGCATTAGCACTGAATGATTTGGGTTACAAAGCGATCGGCATCAGAATTGATAGTGGTGACTTGGCATACTTGAGTAACGCTGCCCGAGACATATTCGAAAGAATTGCGATCAAATATAACATACCTTGGTTCGCAAAGTTGATGATTTGCGCGTCAAACGATATCAACGAGGAGACTATTCTCAGTTTAAATGAGCAG AGTCACAAGATTGATTGTTTTGGAATTGGTACGCACTTGGTAACGTGTCAACGACAGCCAGCATTGGGTTGTGTTTATAAAATGGTTGAAATCAATAATCAGCCTAGAATGAAGCTCAGTCAAGAAGTTGGTAAAGTAACGATACCAGGGAAGAAAGATGCGTTTAGATTGTACGGAACGGATGGATATGCTTTGATCGATCTCTTGCAAAGGTCTACCGAAGAAGTTCCACAAGTAAAGCAGAAAGTTCTTTGTAGACATCCGTTTCAAGAATCGAAAAGAGCGTACGTTATTCCAACACGAGTGGAATCTTTGCATAAG GTATATTGGAAGAATGGTAAATTATGTCAACCATTACCAACATTGCATGAAGTACGAAATAGAGTTCAGGAGTCGTTGAAAACGCTGAGGAATGATCACAGAAGGAATTTAAACCCTACACCATACAAA GTCGCAGTCAGTGATGATTTATATAATTTCATACACGATTTATGGCTTCAAAATGCACCGATCGGTGAGCTCTCGTGA
- the LOC143210064 gene encoding stromal cell-derived factor 2 translates to MNNYLINFPFVILTIVAALWTSSVRAKGTQYVTCGSALKLLNVDYKVTLHTHDIKYGSGSGQQSVTGLSTKETGNSYWLVKGSTNKQCTRGEPVKCGDIIRLEHTGTKKNLHSHSVSSPLSGKQEISAYGDSNGEGDNGDNWTLICDDESSRRDENELWRRDSRVMLKHVDTTAYLAVSGRVYGHPISGQSEVVGELSATSPHFQWISTEGVFIHPHNFEALHSAHTEL, encoded by the exons atgaacaattatttaatcaattttcCGTTTGTAATTCTAACAATAGTCGCAGCATTATGGACAAGTTCCGTCAGAG CTAAAGGAACACAGTATGTGACCTGCGGTTCTGCGTTAAAACTATTAAATGTAGACTACAAAGTCACATTACATACTCACGATATAAAATATGGAAGTGGCAGTGGTCAACAATCGGTAACGGGTTTGTCAACAAAAGAGACTGGAAACTCGTACTGGCTTGTTAAAGGGTCGACGAATAAACAATGCACTAGAGG CGAGCCTGTCAAGTGCGGAGATATCATAAGACTGGAGCACACAGGTACGAAAAAGAATCTTCATTCTCACAGTGTTAGCTCACCTCTTAGCGGTAAACAAGAAATATCTGCTTACGGAGATAGTAACGGAGAAGGAGACAATGGAGATAATTGGACTTTAATATGCGACGATGAATCTTCGAGAAGGGATGAAAACGAATTATGGAGAAGGGACTCTCGTGTTATGTTAAAACATGTAGATACGACTGC GTATTTAGCAGTGAGCGGAAGAGTGTATGGCCACCCGATTAGCGGTCAAAGCGAAGTAGTAGGTGAACTTTCTGCGACTAGTCCCCATTTTCAGTGGATATCGACGGAAGGAGTATTCATTCATCCTCATAACTTTGAGGCTCTACATTCCGCGCATACAGAATTATAA
- the LOC143210133 gene encoding uncharacterized protein LOC143210133 isoform X1 — MGTAGRDFERDREDELHCRICASDIPRNDGVHIFAEDGRRHYLQTKIRKYLYILVSSEDKFSKMVCVTCIKRIESIHRFAMMAYRTQEKLRLQLYSSMDNTNVAQDVDAESIKDTQDETRKVEDRGLLHTILTKTDVSLQGAIEILAEGEPLGPSELMSQEDKCQTPSMEEMEVKVDPMLFLQYGMEQSESETSETSDTEDKITSVDSLEPLSLTNKTEDIKKEKEEENNDDRAQVDDEELISNAPSKPYECTICSRSFISQIGLQNHLWSHLPKDKRADGKPILRSQQVYSTNGVLHMNTDNNSSGNFVCPICSKKISTKGNLKVHLETHRPKGKYGCDICGRIFKTQSNLFRHKEYHGGIQFPCNVCGRVYPTNSTLRAHSITHSDLRPHACPLCDKTFKRNQDLKFHINQHTGARPYQCPYCPKAFASSGNCFSHRKRMHPREVHRDRQRAADLMR, encoded by the exons ATGGGTACGGCGGGTCGCGATTTCGAACGCGATCGGGAGGACGAGCTCCACTGTCGAATTTGTGCTAGTGACATACCAAGAAACGACGGGGTCCACATTTTCGCCGAGGATGGTAGACGGCACTACCTGCAGACCAAAATACGAAAATATCTGTACATCTTG gTGTCTTCGGaagataaattttcaaaaatggtgTGTGTTACGTGCATCAAGAGAATAGAGAGTATTCATCGCTTCGCGATGATGGCGTATAGAACCCAGGAGAAATTAAGGTTGCAATTATACAGTAGTATGGACAATACAAATGTTGCGCAGGATGTGGATGCAGAGAGCATTAAAGACACGCAAGACGAAACAAGAAAGGTGGAAGATCGGGGATTGCTGCATACGATATTGACAAAA ACCGATGTTTCCTTGCAGGGTGCGATAGAAATTTTGGCCGAAGGCGAGCCATTGGGGCCATCGGAATTAATGTCGCAAGAAGACAAATGTCAAACGCCAAGTATGGAGGAGATGGAAGTGAAAGTAGATCCGATGTTATTTTTACAATACGGTATGGAACAGTCGGAGTCTGAAACTTCAGAGACATCAGACACCGAAGACAAAATAACAAGCGTCGATTCCCTGGAACCGTTATCCTTAACGAACAA AACTGAAGAcataaagaaagagaaagaagaagagaacAACGACGATAGGGCGCAAGTAGACGACGAGGAACTGATTTCCAATGCGCCGTCTAAGCCTTACGAATGCACGATATGTTCCCGATCGTTTATATCGCAGATTGGTCTGCAAAATCATCTGTGGTCTCACTTGCCTAAAGATAAGCGAGCCGATGGAAAGCCTATCTTAAGATCGCAGCAAGTCTACTCCACGAACGGCGTGCTTCACATGAATACCGATAACAATTCATCAGGGAACTTTGTCTGTCCAATTTGTAGTAAAAAAATTTCTACCAAGGGTAATCTAAAAGTACATTTGGAGACTCATCGGCCTAAGGGAAAGTACGGTTGCGACATATGTGGTAGAAT CTTTAAGACACAGTCGAATTTGTTCAGACACAAGGAGTACCACGGGGGTATACAGTTTCCATGTAACGTTTGCGGGAGAGTTTATCCGACGAATTCAACGCTGCGTGCCCACAGTATCACGCACTCGGATCTGAGACCGCACGCGTGTCCTCTCTGCGACAAAACGTTCAAAAGAAATCAGGATTTGAAGTTTCACATAAACCAGCATACAGGTGCAAGGCCTTATCAATGTCCCTACTGTCCGAAAGCTTTCGCGAGTTCAGGTAACTGTTTTTCACACCGTAAAAGGATGCATCCTCGAGAGGTGCATCGAGACAGACAAAGAGCAGCGGATTTAATGAGATGA
- the LOC143210060 gene encoding uncharacterized protein LOC143210060, translated as MKTVPQFIAKSCPFITLFYSLAVIVLTTYVNGRITPVFIFFCIQAYLNWYSVYNIGRKAKIMEVTTMGRKSIYSKVANNTEYKWYCEKCNKYTCKPTHHCIFCRKCFHFRDHHCFFLGACILRQNIGNFILFCFYASLTCIYSLCSLGPYLYENMNRVIRTDTDSFNIFLNFCFPVALVKLLYSRENSYILFVTMFDISVTVSCVCLVYATWKLHSCTTGKQGYSSISGKQSLNEIFGSYGLSNIIFPYNGLIGTRDLNGKYQLKQV; from the coding sequence atgaaaacagtTCCCCAATTTATTGCGAAGTCTTGCCCGTTTATTACTCTATTTTATAGTTTAGCTGTTATTGTCCTAACCACGTACGTTAATGGACGAATTACCCCAGTCTTTATATTCTTTTGCATTCAAGCATATTTGAATTGGTACTCTGTGTACAATATTGGTCGTAAGGCAAAAATTATGGAAGTGACGACGATGGGAAGGAAATCAATATATAGCAAAGTAGCAAATAACACAGAATACAAATGGTACTGCGAGAAATGCAATAAGTATACCTGCAAACCAACTCACCACTGTATTTTCTGTAGAAAATGTTTTCATTTCCGAGATCACCATTGTTTTTTCTTAGGTGCTTGCATACTACGACAGAATATTggaaatttcatattattttgtttttatgcgTCCTTAACGTGCATATATTCGTTATGCTCACTGGGGCCATACTTGTACGAGAATATGAATCGTGTAATTAGAACGGATACAGACTCtttcaatatatttttgaaCTTTTGTTTTCCTGTCGCGTTGGTCAAATTATTATATTCCAGAGAAAACAGTTATATACTATTCGTAACTATGTTCGATATATCAGTTACCGTTTCGTGTGTTTGTTTGGTGTACGCAACATGGAAATTGCACAGTTGCACAACCGGTAAACAAGGATACTCGAGTATATCAGGGAAACAAAGTCTGAACGAAATTTTCGGTAGTTACGGTCTTTCGAACATTATTTTCCCATATAACGGTCTCATAGGAACTAGAGATTTAAATGGAAAATACCAACTGAAACAAGTTTAA
- the Naprt gene encoding nicotinate phosphoribosyltransferase isoform X1, whose amino-acid sequence MSDNEGKSWCHSRQTCVVQPLLTDLYQITMAYAYWKSGKVNDHAVFDLYFRKNPFQGEFTIFAGLEECIKFLEKFNYSSSDIKYLKSTMPSSVDQRFFDYLKDLTPKDVTIYAMEEGSVAFPRIPLLRVEGPLIMVQLLETTLLTLVNYASLMATNAARYRMVAGKNITLLEFGLRRAQGPDGGLSASKYSYMGGFDGTSNVLAGKLYDIPVSGTHAHAYITSFIGIDDLQERTLAHKETGEVYDLLELAYKHQDSIAADVGTLVSEASSGELAALISYAIAFPQRFVALVDTYDVKSIETTAKRQARITSLNVKNKRLTNGSNSHAQNGVGNNPILSEPTSHHKNDFLRRGELGELYVRSGLLNFCAVALALNDLGYKAIGIRIDSGDLAYLSNAARDIFERIAIKYNIPWFAKLMICASNDINEETILSLNEQSHKIDCFGIGTHLVTCQRQPALGCVYKMVEINNQPRMKLSQEVGKVTIPGKKDAFRLYGTDGYALIDLLQRSTEEVPQVKQKVLCRHPFQESKRAYVIPTRVESLHKVYWKNGKLCQPLPTLHEVRNRVQESLKTLRNDHRRNLNPTPYKVAVSDDLYNFIHDLWLQNAPIGELS is encoded by the exons ATGTCAGACAACGAGGGCAAATCGTGGTGTCATTCCCGTCAAACATGCGTGGTGCAACCGTTATTGACAG aTTTATATCAAATTACTATGGCATACGCCTATTGGAAAAGCGGGAAGGTGAACGATCATGCGGTGTTTGATTTATACTTTCGTAAGAATCCGTTTCAAGGAGAATTTACCATCTTTGCTGGATTGGAAGAATGTATTAAGTTTTTGGAGAAGTTTAATTATTCTTCAAGCG ATATTAAGTACCTGAAGTCTACTATGCCGTCGTCGGTGGATCAAAGGTTTTTCGACTACCTGAAAGATCTGACGCCCAAAGACGTGACGATATACGCAATGGAAGAAGGCTCGGTTGCTTTTCCCAG AATACCATTACTAAGAGTAGAAGGTCCATTAATAATGGTTCAGCTTTTGGAAACAACACTGTTAACCTTAGTAAACTATGCAAGTTTAATGGCAACTAATGCAGCCAGATACCGTATGGTTGCTGGGAAAAATATAACATTGTTAGAGTTTGGCCTTCGAAGAGCTCAGGGTCCTGACGGTGGATTGAGCGCATCCAAATACAGTTATATGG GTGGTTTTGATGGTACCAGTAACGTATTAGCTGGAAAGCTTTACGATATTCCCGTGAGTGGAACGCACGCGCATGCATATATTACATCTTTTATTGGCATCGATGACTTGCAAGAACGA ACTTTAGCGCATAAAGAGACGGGAGAGGTTTACGATCTTCTCGAATTAGCCTACAAACATCAGGATTCGATTGCAGCTGATGTAGGGACACTAGTTTCTGAGGCCTCTAGTGGAGAATTAGCTGCTTTGATTAGTTACGCTATTGCTTTCCCGCAACGATTTGTTGCTCTCGTAGACACGTATGACGTGAAAAG CATCGAAACCACGGCCAAGAGACAGGCACGTATAACCAGCCTAAATGTAAAGAATAAACGTCTAACAAATGGGTCCAATTCACATGCCCAAAACGGCGTCGGGAACAATCCGATTTTATCAGAACCGACTTCGCATCACAAGAATGACTTTTTAAGACGAGGCGAATTGGGTGAGCTCTATGTGAG gaGTGGTCTGCTAAACTTCTGTGCTGTGGCATTAGCACTGAATGATTTGGGTTACAAAGCGATCGGCATCAGAATTGATAGTGGTGACTTGGCATACTTGAGTAACGCTGCCCGAGACATATTCGAAAGAATTGCGATCAAATATAACATACCTTGGTTCGCAAAGTTGATGATTTGCGCGTCAAACGATATCAACGAGGAGACTATTCTCAGTTTAAATGAGCAG AGTCACAAGATTGATTGTTTTGGAATTGGTACGCACTTGGTAACGTGTCAACGACAGCCAGCATTGGGTTGTGTTTATAAAATGGTTGAAATCAATAATCAGCCTAGAATGAAGCTCAGTCAAGAAGTTGGTAAAGTAACGATACCAGGGAAGAAAGATGCGTTTAGATTGTACGGAACGGATGGATATGCTTTGATCGATCTCTTGCAAAGGTCTACCGAAGAAGTTCCACAAGTAAAGCAGAAAGTTCTTTGTAGACATCCGTTTCAAGAATCGAAAAGAGCGTACGTTATTCCAACACGAGTGGAATCTTTGCATAAG GTATATTGGAAGAATGGTAAATTATGTCAACCATTACCAACATTGCATGAAGTACGAAATAGAGTTCAGGAGTCGTTGAAAACGCTGAGGAATGATCACAGAAGGAATTTAAACCCTACACCATACAAA GTCGCAGTCAGTGATGATTTATATAATTTCATACACGATTTATGGCTTCAAAATGCACCGATCGGTGAGCTCTCGTGA